In Deltaproteobacteria bacterium, the genomic window CCATTACCTGCCTGACGACGTCAGCCCTGTACGCCGAGAACGCACCCGGACAGCACAAAACAGCTCCGTAGGTTGACTGGCACGCCCTTGTGAAATCAAACGACAGGATAAAACTTACACCGAGCATTTTTGGCACTATACCTTCTCGCTTGTTTAAGACCTTTACGTTGCCGGCTACCGCACCGATTTGCTGGCTTCTCAAAAACGGCGCAATAATATGACCGATCGAGCCTTTCTCTATCAAGGAGTCGGAATCTATGGTTATGAATATATCCCCTTTTGCCTTTTTAAATCCACTGTATAAGGCATGACGTTTCCCCATGTTGCGGGGTAGTTTGATTAAGGTAACATTGTCGTCATAGCGCGCTTTTGCTTTCTGCATATAGAGAAATGTATCATCCTTCGATCCGTCATCGATGCAGAGTACCTCTACTTTATTGCGGGGATAATCCGATTCCACGGCAGCTTTGATTGCTTTTTCTACCAGCGCACCTTCATTGTATGCGGGGATGATCACGCTGACAAACGGTATATGATCATCCTGCTGTAGAGCATACGGTTTATATCTCAGCCATAGGAATGTTCTGAAAATCAGATACAAGAGTGTAATTGCAGAATAACTGACAGAGGCGTACGTGAAAAAACTGAAAATCCTCCCGCGGGCAATGGTAATCTCCCAAATCCTCACAAATGAACCATAATACAGAGAGGCGACCACAAACAACACGATAAGAGACAGTATGCCGGCTTTAAGCATAAAATCTAATATTTTTGTTACCGTTGAAGTGGCGGATTCCGCACTATTCCCATTACTTGTACCGGCCGGCGGATTTGTTTGCTGCCACAGATCCTGTTTTGCCTTCGATTCCGCAGGCGGGGTTTGTATTCCAGTTTTTATTGCAGGTATTCTATATCCGAAATCCATTTTCTTTATATTTTGAATTCTGTCATCGTAAGTTTTTTCTTCAGGCATATCACAAACACCTAATATCCGGTCTTGTCAAAGTCAAGTTTTTAAGAAAGGGTATAAAGTTAATTCATACCTTCAAAAACAGCGGATTTGGAAACAACTATTGACATTGCTGTTGAAAATCATTATCAAAAAGGTATGGGACCCAATAAAGACAAAACCGAAGAGATCAAAAGAGAACAGCCAGCTCTCAGTCCGTTAAACGCCATGAAATCGGGGGAGGAAGGGACAGTAAAACAGGTCATGGGCGGAATGGGATTCATCAAAAAACTTATTAACATCGGGATACGCACCGGCAGTAAG contains:
- a CDS encoding glycosyltransferase; this encodes MPEEKTYDDRIQNIKKMDFGYRIPAIKTGIQTPPAESKAKQDLWQQTNPPAGTSNGNSAESATSTVTKILDFMLKAGILSLIVLFVVASLYYGSFVRIWEITIARGRIFSFFTYASVSYSAITLLYLIFRTFLWLRYKPYALQQDDHIPFVSVIIPAYNEGALVEKAIKAAVESDYPRNKVEVLCIDDGSKDDTFLYMQKAKARYDDNVTLIKLPRNMGKRHALYSGFKKAKGDIFITIDSDSLIEKGSIGHIIAPFLRSQQIGAVAGNVKVLNKREGIVPKMLGVSFILSFDFTRACQSTYGAVLCCPGAFSAYRADVVRQVMDPWLHEMFLGEVCTYGEDRALTNMILQKGFYTTYQNSAVVRTQVPTNYNKLSKMYLRWERSNIRESIILSTFILKKYRKKHRVLPFINFIIVNLRYPFQYYAMSFLFINLILYPANIFRYLSVVGVISLVYMIYYIRSEKNSDFLYGVLYSYFSIFTLQWIFPYAMATLKSKSWMTR
- a CDS encoding ferrous iron transport protein A translates to MGPNKDKTEEIKREQPALSPLNAMKSGEEGTVKQVMGGMGFIKKLINIGIRTGSKIKVVNASGGPIIVSSEGTKAAIGKGAASRIFIEVYPAKNSEVNKL